Proteins encoded in a region of the Mycoplasma feriruminatoris genome:
- a CDS encoding MurR/RpiR family transcriptional regulator, which translates to MDVTKLILKLDQLSKEKTSTIGVTSRVILNNIELITNSTISKVAQLTFTSPATITRFCQKYLDISGFSELQTLLRVYLNQQEEQIKNTSLDKNKKITKFDEINNAIIATDALIDINEVDKLVRAIYNTKTVALISYDNSVNHAVTELAEKMNLIGIPPVIINQQEDLDYFTKISDSAWVFIVVSHFAENNLTFQAISQLKKNGSRIGLISMNKANKYSSVCDYWVKYAVSDDDPLQKIKHSANFSLLYVVQVIFNRILTNDPKRFEKVIKTLKIE; encoded by the coding sequence ATGGATGTTACAAAATTAATATTAAAACTTGATCAACTATCAAAAGAAAAAACTAGTACAATTGGTGTTACTAGTAGAGTAATTTTAAATAATATAGAATTAATTACAAATTCAACAATTTCAAAAGTAGCACAACTTACATTCACTTCTCCAGCAACAATAACTCGTTTTTGTCAAAAATATTTAGATATTTCAGGATTTAGTGAACTTCAAACTTTATTAAGAGTTTATTTAAATCAACAAGAAGAACAAATCAAAAATACATCTTTAGATAAAAATAAAAAAATCACCAAATTTGATGAAATAAATAACGCAATAATTGCAACTGATGCTTTAATTGATATTAACGAAGTTGATAAACTAGTTAGAGCTATTTATAACACTAAAACTGTTGCTTTAATTTCTTATGATAATAGTGTTAATCACGCTGTTACTGAACTTGCTGAAAAAATGAATTTAATTGGAATTCCTCCAGTTATTATTAATCAACAAGAAGATCTAGATTACTTTACAAAAATATCTGATTCTGCTTGAGTGTTTATTGTAGTTTCTCATTTTGCAGAAAACAATTTAACTTTTCAAGCAATTTCACAACTAAAAAAGAATGGTTCAAGAATAGGTTTAATTTCAATGAATAAAGCAAATAAATATTCTAGTGTTTGTGATTATTGAGTTAAATATGCAGTTAGTGATGATGATCCACTACAAAAAATTAAACACTCAGCGAACTTTTCTTTACTATATGTTGTTCAAGTTATATTTAATAGAATATTAACTAACGATCCTAAACGTTTTGAAAAGGTAATTAAAACTTTAAAAATTGAATAA
- a CDS encoding tRNA1(Val) (adenine(37)-N6)-methyltransferase, which produces MKVLNDLLGYKNRKLYQHNKMFNFTLDSVLVARFCNLNSKKKKICDFGTNNAVIPLILSKYTKAKITGVEIQAQAVEIAKENIKLNNLEDQIEIIHADIKEFSKLHNQEFDLVVCNPPFFKTTNNPKLKEASIEIANARHELLISLEQIIKSAARCLKNGGNFTIVHRSERLSEIINLFYKYNIYPKRLRLIQSKKTDNAKMILIDGIYQGNEGMEILPTLITHNDDETYTDELLKYFHD; this is translated from the coding sequence ATGAAAGTTTTAAATGATTTATTAGGATATAAAAATAGAAAATTATATCAACACAATAAAATGTTTAATTTTACTTTAGATAGTGTTTTAGTAGCTAGATTTTGTAATTTAAACAGTAAGAAAAAAAAGATTTGTGACTTTGGAACTAATAATGCAGTGATTCCTTTAATTTTATCTAAATACACAAAAGCAAAAATAACGGGTGTTGAAATTCAAGCTCAAGCTGTTGAAATTGCAAAAGAAAATATAAAATTAAACAACTTAGAAGATCAAATAGAAATCATTCATGCTGATATAAAAGAATTTAGTAAATTACATAACCAAGAATTTGACTTAGTTGTATGTAATCCTCCATTTTTTAAAACAACTAATAATCCCAAATTAAAAGAAGCATCAATAGAAATAGCAAACGCTAGACATGAATTATTAATTAGTCTAGAACAAATAATCAAAAGTGCAGCTAGATGTTTAAAAAATGGTGGTAATTTTACTATTGTTCATAGAAGTGAAAGACTAAGTGAAATTATTAATTTATTTTATAAATACAATATTTATCCAAAAAGATTAAGACTAATTCAATCTAAAAAAACTGATAATGCAAAAATGATTTTAATTGATGGAATTTATCAAGGAAATGAAGGAATGGAGATATTACCTACTTTAATTACACATAATGATGATGAAACTTATACTGATGAATTGTTAAAATACTTTCACGACTAG
- a CDS encoding DNA polymerase III, delta subunit, whose amino-acid sequence MKKEQVINRLKKLIDNNNLFSNIILNCKNEQISLDVVDQIIYYAFSKNLDNLDFNKLKEQIKNNTHIDILTIGNNLNITNQEVLDLINKMSLSATGKQNIKFFIIKNAQNLKQTAANSLLKFLEEPPINTYGILLTNNYSEIINTIWSRCQLINIDNEINLDDKLNRFEELLLSKNKDEILLFNKEMKSMDKSELVKMIDDAYNRTIVYKFTNLISPTLEILDDLKFLPITSIVIDNYLIRIVEQI is encoded by the coding sequence ATGAAAAAAGAACAAGTAATTAATCGTTTAAAAAAACTTATTGATAATAATAATTTATTTTCTAACATTATTTTAAATTGTAAAAATGAACAAATTAGTTTAGATGTAGTTGATCAAATTATTTATTATGCATTTAGTAAAAATTTAGATAATCTTGATTTTAATAAACTAAAAGAACAAATCAAAAATAATACTCATATTGATATATTAACAATTGGAAATAATTTAAATATTACAAATCAAGAAGTATTAGATCTAATTAATAAAATGTCACTATCTGCAACTGGAAAACAAAACATTAAGTTTTTTATAATTAAAAATGCTCAAAACTTAAAACAAACTGCAGCAAATTCTTTATTAAAATTTTTAGAAGAACCACCTATTAATACTTATGGAATTTTATTAACTAATAACTATAGTGAAATTATTAATACTATTTGATCTCGTTGTCAGTTAATTAATATTGATAATGAGATTAATTTAGATGATAAACTTAATCGTTTTGAAGAATTATTATTATCAAAAAATAAAGATGAAATCTTATTGTTTAATAAAGAAATGAAATCAATGGATAAATCAGAATTAGTTAAAATGATAGATGATGCTTATAATAGAACAATTGTTTATAAGTTTACTAATTTAATTTCTCCAACTTTAGAAATACTAGATGATTTAAAGTTTTTACCAATAACTAGTATTGTAATTGATAATTATTTAATTAGAATTGTAGAACAAATTTAA
- the tmk gene encoding dTMP kinase, producing MFITFEGMDGSGKTTALLKVKEELERLNYQVLVTREPGGEMIAEQIRQIILDNKNQNMDAWTEALLFIASRNQHLQKVIKPALQKNIIVISDRFIDSTSAYQGSARNIGVNLVNQVQQIVLKDCLPDLTLFFDVSFSEAEKRMKIRGENSKNRLDKEQSDFKQKVYQGYLELVKNNPERIKVIDANKDIDQVYDQAIKIILEKLKDNEKRTSN from the coding sequence ATGTTTATTACGTTTGAAGGAATGGATGGTAGTGGTAAAACTACAGCATTATTAAAAGTAAAAGAAGAATTAGAAAGATTAAATTATCAAGTTCTAGTTACAAGAGAACCTGGTGGAGAAATGATTGCTGAACAAATCAGACAAATCATTTTAGATAATAAAAATCAAAATATGGATGCTTGAACTGAAGCCTTATTATTTATAGCTTCAAGAAATCAGCATTTACAAAAAGTAATTAAACCAGCTTTACAAAAAAATATTATTGTTATTTCAGATCGTTTTATTGATTCAACTAGTGCTTATCAAGGAAGTGCTAGAAACATTGGAGTTAATTTAGTTAATCAAGTTCAACAAATAGTTTTAAAAGACTGTTTACCTGATCTAACTTTATTTTTTGATGTTTCTTTTAGTGAAGCTGAAAAAAGAATGAAAATAAGAGGAGAAAATTCAAAAAACCGTTTAGATAAAGAACAAAGTGATTTTAAACAAAAAGTTTATCAAGGATATTTAGAACTAGTTAAAAATAACCCTGAACGTATTAAAGTAATTGATGCCAATAAAGATATTGATCAAGTCTATGATCAAGCTATTAAAATAATTTTAGAAAAGCTTAAAGATAATGAAAAAAGAACAAGTAATTAA
- the recR gene encoding recombination mediator RecR, which yields MSENIFDEIINSIRTNQGLTKKTSERLLVDLLLNKDKLNEFVNQLNKANQLISICKICGYLSENNKCLVCSLDNRNQNTICIVATILDAKNIESTNKYKGVYHILNGEINLNKNITFDKLNISSIFKRINDNTEIILALNSTFEGELTANYLYKLLSTKNIKITRLAKGIPMGASLDYMDEFTLQSAFINRKKYGE from the coding sequence ATGTCTGAAAATATATTTGATGAAATTATTAATTCAATTAGAACTAATCAAGGATTAACTAAAAAAACATCAGAAAGATTATTAGTAGATTTATTATTAAATAAAGATAAATTAAATGAATTTGTTAACCAATTAAATAAAGCTAATCAATTAATTTCAATTTGTAAAATATGTGGATATTTAAGTGAAAATAATAAATGTTTAGTATGTAGTTTAGATAATAGAAATCAAAACACAATTTGTATAGTTGCAACAATTTTAGATGCTAAAAACATAGAAAGTACAAATAAATATAAAGGTGTTTATCATATTTTAAATGGTGAAATTAATCTTAATAAAAACATCACATTTGATAAATTAAACATTAGTTCTATTTTTAAAAGAATTAATGATAATACTGAAATAATATTAGCTTTAAACTCAACTTTTGAAGGAGAACTAACTGCTAATTATTTATACAAATTACTAAGTACAAAAAACATAAAAATCACAAGATTAGCTAAAGGTATTCCAATGGGAGCTAGTTTAGATTATATGGATGAATTTACTTTACAAAGTGCATTTATCAATAGAAAAAAATATGGAGAATAA
- the dnaX gene encoding DNA polymerase III subunit gamma/tau, with amino-acid sequence MNTNKQSLYRTYRPKDFNSVAGHNNIKEILEKQIKDNRINHALLFSGQRGTGKTSVARIFAKTINCLNLNGSKACENCSNCKLANENQSIDIIEIDAASNNGVDEIREIKNSVSTLPLNSKYKVYIIDEVHMLTKQAFNALLKTLEEPPVYAVFILATTEFNKIPQTILSRCQIFNFTKIDKNSLKNRLEYIASQENYQIEKQVLDEIFYLSEGSLRDAINILEQLMLATDNLITIDNLKSIFLIATKQEQLQVIKQSLNNDTNFIISYFQKANDQGMNWDVFALGLIEILKEIIEYKLTKNSEFLNILEVEEVKQFDLINVDNLFLLSDNLAEAYFKTKAANISFNYLLLSLLKTINSNNNQQKTTTTNTTTTTIETKKTKEFQIPEEFEVVKPKYEKQEVDDQNTTHPDFNPFDDDFSISNNDFNDQFIIEESIDSQTSNQTFIQQEVIKTSFDEPENTLTNEFDFQQEQSEPTEICSTLSELKSKFNIHVSQAIDSKVRMLLNEDLISILIETKNYKAQINNIEQQLEDLFENHNDKLINTDQASKLFMLLDSKVISLTNDLIVLKTQTKTHANLINDSMLDKNVLQAIYHWFKKPYLIFAIDKMKWDEIKTIFLDLKIKNKLSKYQEININKLKEKYLTIDNEVDEDLINKAKDLFNDDFMIGD; translated from the coding sequence ATGAATACAAATAAACAATCTTTATACAGAACATATAGACCAAAAGATTTTAATAGCGTTGCTGGTCATAATAACATTAAAGAAATATTAGAAAAACAAATAAAAGATAATAGAATTAATCACGCATTATTATTTTCTGGACAAAGAGGTACTGGAAAAACTAGTGTAGCTAGAATTTTTGCAAAAACTATTAATTGCTTAAATTTAAATGGTTCTAAAGCTTGTGAAAATTGTAGTAATTGTAAATTAGCAAATGAAAATCAATCAATTGATATTATTGAAATTGATGCTGCTTCAAATAATGGTGTTGATGAAATTAGAGAAATTAAAAACTCAGTTTCAACATTACCATTAAACAGTAAATATAAAGTTTATATTATTGATGAAGTTCATATGTTAACTAAACAAGCTTTTAATGCATTATTAAAAACTTTAGAAGAACCTCCTGTTTATGCTGTTTTTATTCTAGCAACTACTGAATTTAATAAAATCCCTCAAACCATTTTATCTAGATGTCAAATATTTAACTTTACAAAAATTGATAAAAACTCTTTAAAAAACCGTTTAGAATATATAGCTAGTCAAGAAAATTATCAAATTGAAAAACAAGTTTTAGATGAAATTTTTTATTTATCTGAAGGTTCTTTAAGAGATGCAATTAACATTTTAGAACAATTAATGTTAGCTACTGATAATCTAATTACTATTGATAATTTAAAATCAATTTTTTTAATTGCAACAAAACAAGAGCAATTACAAGTAATAAAACAATCTTTAAATAATGATACTAACTTTATAATTTCATATTTTCAAAAAGCAAATGACCAAGGGATGAACTGAGATGTTTTTGCACTAGGTTTAATTGAAATTTTAAAAGAAATTATTGAATATAAATTAACTAAAAACTCTGAATTTTTAAATATATTAGAAGTAGAAGAAGTTAAACAATTTGATTTGATTAATGTAGATAATTTATTTTTACTATCTGATAATTTAGCTGAAGCTTATTTTAAAACAAAGGCTGCTAATATTAGTTTTAACTACTTATTATTAAGCTTATTAAAAACAATTAACTCAAATAATAATCAACAAAAAACTACAACAACAAACACAACTACAACTACAATTGAGACTAAGAAAACAAAAGAGTTCCAAATCCCTGAAGAATTTGAAGTTGTTAAACCAAAATATGAAAAACAAGAAGTAGATGATCAGAATACAACTCATCCTGACTTTAATCCTTTTGATGATGATTTTTCAATTTCAAACAACGATTTTAATGATCAATTCATAATTGAAGAATCTATTGATTCTCAAACTAGTAATCAAACTTTTATTCAACAAGAAGTGATAAAAACTAGTTTTGATGAACCAGAAAACACTTTAACTAATGAATTTGATTTTCAACAAGAACAAAGTGAACCAACAGAAATTTGTTCAACTTTAAGTGAGTTAAAATCTAAGTTTAATATTCATGTTTCTCAAGCAATTGATAGTAAAGTTAGAATGCTTTTAAATGAAGATTTAATTAGTATTTTAATTGAAACTAAAAACTATAAAGCTCAAATTAATAATATTGAACAACAACTAGAGGATCTATTTGAAAATCATAATGATAAATTAATAAATACTGATCAAGCTTCAAAATTATTTATGCTTTTAGATAGTAAAGTTATTTCTTTAACTAATGATTTAATTGTTTTAAAAACTCAAACTAAAACACATGCAAATTTAATTAATGATTCAATGTTAGATAAAAATGTTTTACAAGCAATTTATCATTGATTTAAAAAACCTTATTTAATTTTTGCTATTGATAAAATGAAATGAGATGAAATTAAAACTATATTTTTAGATCTAAAAATTAAAAACAAATTATCTAAATATCAAGAAATTAATATAAATAAACTAAAAGAAAAATATTTAACAATTGATAATGAAGTTGATGAAGATTTAATTAATAAAGCTAAAGATCTATTTAATGATGACTTTATGATAGGTGATTAA
- a CDS encoding nucleoside deaminase translates to MNDFNNILDLMINESKKALTYNDIPVCSCIIDKNNNIVSLDINTRYKNKDISQHAEINVINKLINQLNTFNLSEYKLITTLEPCMMCYSAIKQVKIKTIYYLVDSYKFGISNNYSINDQTLNLIQIKNHNKQEQYIKLLNDFFITKR, encoded by the coding sequence ATGAATGATTTTAATAACATATTAGATCTAATGATTAATGAATCTAAAAAAGCATTAACTTATAATGATATTCCAGTTTGTAGTTGTATTATTGATAAAAATAATAATATTGTTAGTTTAGATATTAATACAAGATATAAAAATAAAGATATTTCTCAACATGCTGAAATTAATGTAATCAATAAACTAATTAATCAATTAAATACTTTTAATTTATCTGAATATAAACTAATAACAACTCTTGAACCTTGTATGATGTGTTATTCAGCAATAAAACAAGTAAAGATTAAAACTATTTATTATCTTGTAGATAGTTATAAATTTGGAATTTCAAACAATTATAGTATTAATGATCAAACTTTAAATTTAATTCAAATAAAAAACCACAATAAACAAGAACAATACATTAAATTACTTAACGATTTTTTTATTACTAAAAGATAA
- a CDS encoding GMP reductase, protein MKTFDYDDVQLIPEMCVVSSRKECNTSATLGKHTFKLPVVPANMATIINEELAEQLAKNGYFYVMHRFNVDQIKFIKNMKEKNLITSISLGVKPDEYKLVDQMVEQNLIPDYITIDIAHGHALSVKNMISYIREKMKNDVFIIAGNVATPKAVRDLELWGADATKVGIGPGKVCITKLKTGFGTGGWQLSALRYCAKTASKPIIADGGLRVHGDIAKSIRMGASFCMIGSLFAAHKESPGKEVVVDNCIYKEYYGSASEYNKSEKRYVEGKKELIKIRGSIFDTLKEMTEDLQSSISYAGGKDLQAIKRVDYVLLGDYKD, encoded by the coding sequence ATGAAGACTTTTGATTATGATGATGTGCAACTGATTCCTGAAATGTGTGTTGTTAGTTCAAGAAAAGAATGCAACACATCTGCAACTTTAGGAAAACACACTTTTAAATTACCTGTAGTTCCTGCTAATATGGCAACAATTATTAACGAAGAATTAGCTGAACAATTAGCTAAAAATGGTTATTTTTATGTAATGCATAGATTTAATGTTGATCAAATAAAATTCATTAAAAATATGAAAGAAAAGAATTTAATAACTTCTATTTCTTTAGGTGTAAAACCAGATGAATATAAATTAGTAGATCAAATGGTAGAACAAAATTTAATTCCAGATTATATAACAATTGATATAGCTCACGGTCATGCTTTAAGTGTTAAAAATATGATTAGTTATATTAGAGAAAAAATGAAAAATGATGTTTTTATAATTGCAGGAAATGTAGCAACTCCAAAAGCAGTTAGAGATTTAGAACTATGAGGAGCTGATGCAACTAAAGTTGGAATTGGTCCTGGAAAAGTATGTATTACAAAACTTAAAACAGGATTTGGAACTGGTGGATGACAATTATCAGCTCTTAGATATTGTGCAAAAACTGCATCAAAACCTATTATTGCTGATGGTGGATTAAGAGTTCATGGAGATATTGCAAAATCAATTAGAATGGGTGCTAGTTTTTGTATGATTGGAAGTTTATTTGCAGCTCACAAAGAATCACCTGGAAAAGAAGTTGTAGTTGATAATTGTATCTATAAAGAGTACTATGGTTCAGCTAGTGAATATAATAAAAGTGAAAAACGTTATGTTGAAGGTAAAAAAGAATTAATTAAAATCAGAGGAAGTATTTTTGATACTTTAAAAGAAATGACTGAAGATCTACAATCATCAATTTCTTATGCTGGTGGAAAAGATTTACAAGCAATAAAACGTGTTGATTATGTTTTATTAGGAGATTATAAAGATTAA
- a CDS encoding MAG2960 family serine endopeptidase lipoprotein has product MNKFTSKLKFLLLLNSIVFPTILTISCSRTTSNKPEQNNNDNRENNQNNSNNQQDQNNQSEYANLYNSHFLDINDLLKSNPYEIHKKTKDFIKSEKEFNKFLTNNNIDFTFNDHKEYNQQYWEFASKLGEYGNIGNNKVDRTKFYNPNIPLSYSIKQQKLEELKDEEIKDLAEQTFDFTNLIKTNPFGFLPSNLSQLLSYASFSSLEKMFNLNDITSLKSKHDDINGTFELLITTKDNKYYYKVTKDKNNALKTNDDFFKYIHDRSFQLEINVKQWVIERDEKTFAEIKRLNFANASGTAWVIDRIKNDNDKENYELLLATNIHVFNLRNTFDKSIFNNKIDDKWKEFPVGFYDGKDTKNTDDNRQMKIYLKANRTEKIDNKEGLVETDVDAGKSVDAFEIYSQYLTAPYYIPRYNTSNFYFKNSNKMSKYLVDDGYFSKTNNSGADFVTLRLKIEKERLKKLLPSLAEVIGKKEEKDWYIKFNKNKFSPLQTQFYAGYPKHWNPFYRRTQFRGLKSEGGIVSSQRKILEDIYFRDIWLKYDKLKNMEYNSLNKEWEKYEKPFIDNEHGMKLTIADQFSTLYTNIPFGQIALKQGASGSMVIDSSFNVIGILNTEVEDVPNSKYISIPLFQYQDQTFTLPVRVQTNGVVLFNSLSNDYSNNKAPKIIDGLIDKLKQDNLKTINLNP; this is encoded by the coding sequence ATGAATAAATTTACTAGTAAACTTAAATTCTTACTATTACTAAATTCTATTGTTTTTCCAACTATTTTAACAATATCTTGTAGTAGAACAACTTCTAATAAACCAGAACAAAATAATAATGATAATAGAGAAAATAATCAAAATAATTCAAATAATCAACAAGATCAAAATAATCAATCTGAATATGCTAATTTATATAATTCACATTTTTTAGATATTAATGATTTACTAAAATCTAACCCATACGAGATCCATAAAAAAACTAAAGATTTTATAAAATCAGAAAAAGAATTTAATAAATTTTTAACAAATAATAATATTGATTTTACTTTTAATGATCACAAAGAATACAATCAACAATATTGAGAATTTGCTTCTAAACTTGGAGAGTATGGAAACATTGGAAATAATAAAGTTGATAGAACTAAATTTTATAATCCAAACATCCCACTTTCTTATTCAATAAAACAACAAAAATTAGAAGAATTAAAAGATGAAGAAATTAAAGATTTAGCTGAACAAACTTTTGATTTTACTAACTTAATAAAAACAAATCCTTTTGGTTTTTTACCATCTAATTTAAGTCAATTACTTTCTTATGCTAGTTTTAGTTCTTTAGAAAAAATGTTTAACCTAAATGATATAACTTCTTTAAAATCAAAACACGATGATATTAATGGTACTTTTGAATTACTAATTACTACAAAAGATAATAAGTATTACTATAAAGTTACTAAAGATAAAAATAATGCATTAAAAACTAATGATGATTTTTTTAAATATATTCACGATCGTAGTTTTCAATTAGAAATTAATGTTAAACAATGAGTTATTGAAAGAGATGAAAAAACTTTTGCTGAAATTAAAAGATTAAATTTTGCTAATGCTTCAGGAACTGCTTGAGTTATAGATCGAATTAAAAACGATAATGATAAAGAAAATTATGAACTTTTATTAGCTACAAATATTCACGTTTTTAATCTTAGAAATACATTTGATAAAAGTATATTTAATAACAAAATTGATGATAAATGAAAAGAATTTCCAGTAGGTTTTTATGATGGAAAAGATACAAAAAATACTGATGATAATAGACAAATGAAAATCTATTTAAAAGCAAATAGAACAGAAAAAATTGATAATAAAGAAGGTTTAGTAGAAACTGATGTTGATGCAGGTAAGTCTGTTGATGCTTTTGAGATTTATTCTCAATATCTAACTGCTCCATACTATATACCTAGATATAACACTAGTAATTTTTATTTCAAAAATTCTAATAAAATGTCAAAATACCTAGTAGATGATGGATACTTTTCTAAAACAAATAATTCGGGTGCTGATTTTGTAACTCTAAGATTGAAAATTGAAAAAGAAAGACTAAAAAAACTCCTTCCAAGTTTAGCTGAAGTTATTGGTAAAAAGGAAGAAAAAGATTGATATATAAAATTTAATAAAAATAAATTTAGTCCTTTACAAACTCAATTTTATGCAGGTTATCCAAAACATTGAAATCCATTCTATAGAAGAACTCAATTTAGAGGTCTTAAATCTGAAGGTGGAATAGTTTCAAGTCAAAGAAAAATTTTAGAAGATATTTATTTTAGAGATATCTGATTAAAATATGACAAACTAAAAAATATGGAATATAACTCACTAAATAAAGAATGAGAAAAATACGAAAAGCCATTCATTGACAATGAACACGGAATGAAACTAACAATTGCTGATCAATTTTCAACATTATATACAAACATTCCTTTTGGTCAAATTGCTTTAAAGCAAGGTGCATCAGGCTCAATGGTAATTGATTCATCATTTAATGTTATTGGAATATTAAATACTGAAGTTGAAGATGTTCCTAATTCTAAATACATTTCAATTCCTTTATTTCAATATCAAGATCAAACATTCACCCTACCTGTGCGTGTTCAAACTAATGGAGTTGTTTTATTTAACTCATTAAGTAATGATTATTCAAATAACAAAGCTCCTAAAATAATTGATGGTTTAATAGATAAATTAAAACAAGATAACTTAAAAACTATTAATTTAAATCCATAA
- a CDS encoding peroxiredoxin: MRNYQLTDHKNNLVELNSLVGQKGLVIFFYPKAKTSLCTLEVIEYQKHLDEFKELGFNVVGVSQDEPTKNDEFCCEQNLSFLLLSDLNKDLVNEFNLTSETITLDDQPFVKYERSTFILDNQLNLLKEFRNVDHIEHVCDLLEYLKKND, translated from the coding sequence ATGAGAAATTATCAATTAACAGATCATAAAAATAACTTAGTAGAATTAAACAGCTTAGTTGGACAAAAGGGTCTTGTTATCTTTTTTTATCCTAAAGCTAAAACCTCTTTATGTACGTTAGAAGTTATAGAATACCAAAAACATTTAGATGAATTTAAAGAATTAGGATTTAATGTTGTTGGTGTTAGTCAAGATGAACCTACTAAAAACGATGAGTTTTGTTGTGAACAAAATTTAAGCTTTTTACTACTTTCAGATCTAAATAAAGATCTAGTAAATGAATTTAATTTAACAAGTGAAACAATTACATTAGATGATCAACCATTTGTTAAATATGAACGTTCAACATTCATTTTAGATAACCAATTAAACTTATTAAAAGAATTTAGAAATGTTGATCATATTGAACACGTTTGTGATCTTTTAGAATATCTAAAAAAGAACGACTAG
- a CDS encoding ECF transporter S component family protein translates to MNKIKLIINWISYFKSIKYIVLTAILSSLLTVIALTTSMIQIAGTALFQVADGLFLSLTFFIPGPMMLVAGCVYAMIFDLVSGAAFYVPISIIIHILMFVCVKLLIHRLPFYLNIMISELFIFLYVLYAYVINYYSNSSDVSQANIKAVISLVTDFIQYLVSVISAIFLYNVFNTQSFLNLFKKLDIDIYKRNQTSY, encoded by the coding sequence ATGAATAAAATAAAATTAATTATCAATTGAATATCTTATTTTAAAAGTATTAAATACATAGTTTTAACAGCAATATTGTCAAGCTTATTAACAGTTATAGCCTTAACCACTTCTATGATTCAAATAGCAGGAACTGCTTTGTTTCAAGTTGCAGATGGGCTGTTTTTGAGTTTGACTTTTTTTATTCCAGGACCTATGATGTTAGTTGCTGGATGTGTTTATGCAATGATTTTTGATCTAGTATCTGGAGCTGCTTTTTATGTTCCAATTTCAATTATTATTCATATATTAATGTTTGTTTGTGTTAAGTTATTAATACATAGATTACCATTTTATTTAAATATAATGATTAGTGAATTATTTATATTTTTATATGTTTTATATGCTTATGTAATTAATTATTATTCAAATTCTAGTGATGTTAGTCAAGCAAATATTAAAGCTGTTATATCTTTAGTTACTGATTTTATTCAATATTTAGTTTCAGTAATTTCAGCAATATTCTTATATAATGTATTTAATACTCAAAGTTTTTTAAACCTATTTAAAAAATTAGATATTGATATTTATAAAAGAAATCAAACCTCATATTAG